Proteins encoded in a region of the Treponema sp. J25 genome:
- the argF gene encoding ornithine carbamoyltransferase, with amino-acid sequence MDPIVLRGRSLLTWKDYRAEEIRYLLELSKKVKAERQRGERHQRFVGRTLALLFEKRSTRTRCAFETAFGEEGGHPVFLSTQDIQLGAKESVEDTARVLGRMFDAIEFRGFKQETVEILAKYAGVPVYNGLTDTYHPTQVLADIMTLEEDFGDCRGKKLCFVGDGRNNVARSLMIICAKLGVHYTVVCPSELQPDAATVALCKEYARESGASIQVSSERDAVEGAHALYTDVWVSMGEESLREQRIRLLTPYRVDESLMARTGRSDTIFLHCLPAVKGEEVSYEVIEGPTSRVWDEAENRKHTIKAILLATLGEA; translated from the coding sequence ATGGACCCAATCGTGTTACGAGGACGGAGTCTCCTTACGTGGAAAGACTATAGGGCTGAAGAGATTCGGTATCTTCTGGAATTGTCTAAAAAGGTAAAAGCCGAACGCCAGCGGGGAGAACGGCATCAGCGTTTTGTAGGTAGAACCCTCGCGTTATTGTTCGAAAAGCGGTCCACCCGGACCCGTTGTGCCTTTGAAACCGCCTTCGGAGAGGAAGGGGGACACCCCGTATTTCTTTCCACCCAGGATATTCAGTTGGGGGCGAAGGAAAGCGTAGAGGATACTGCCCGGGTTCTGGGAAGGATGTTTGATGCCATAGAGTTCCGGGGTTTTAAACAGGAAACGGTGGAAATTCTCGCAAAATATGCGGGGGTGCCGGTGTATAACGGCCTTACCGATACCTATCATCCAACCCAGGTCCTGGCGGATATCATGACCCTGGAAGAAGATTTTGGGGACTGTAGGGGGAAAAAACTCTGTTTTGTAGGTGATGGAAGAAACAATGTGGCCCGGTCCCTCATGATTATCTGTGCCAAACTGGGAGTTCATTATACCGTGGTGTGTCCTTCGGAACTCCAGCCCGATGCGGCCACCGTGGCGCTCTGTAAAGAATATGCCCGGGAATCAGGGGCGAGCATTCAGGTCTCTTCGGAGAGGGATGCGGTAGAAGGGGCTCATGCCCTGTATACGGATGTGTGGGTTTCCATGGGCGAAGAATCCCTACGGGAACAGCGGATCCGTCTTCTTACCCCCTACCGGGTGGATGAAAGTCTTATGGCGCGAACAGGCCGGTCCGATACGATCTTTTTGCATTGTTTGCCGGCGGTGAAAGGGGAAGAGGTTTCCTACGAGGTTATTGAGGGCCCCACGAGTCGCGTATGGGATGAGGCAGAAAACCGCAAGCATACGATTAAGGCTATTTTACTCGCCACCTTAGGGGAAGCGTAA
- the efp gene encoding elongation factor P, giving the protein MIRGGDIAKGTCLLQKGVPYIVVEREFVNPGKGGAFARVKMKSLKDGSVLTQTIPTQAEVEDAQVDIHSCQYQYADGEYYHFMDNNTYDQFEVPIAGMEDKKYYLKEGETYDLLLWEGQVIDIKIPYKIVFTVVESENYVKGDTVSGATKPVVTETGLTVRVPLFIKQGEKILVNTETNEYVERVND; this is encoded by the coding sequence ATGATTCGAGGCGGAGATATCGCCAAAGGAACCTGTCTCCTACAAAAAGGAGTACCTTATATCGTTGTAGAACGAGAATTTGTAAATCCTGGGAAAGGCGGCGCCTTTGCCCGGGTAAAAATGAAGAGCCTTAAGGATGGGAGCGTCCTTACCCAGACCATCCCCACCCAGGCGGAAGTAGAGGACGCCCAGGTGGACATTCATTCCTGCCAGTATCAATATGCCGATGGGGAATACTATCACTTCATGGACAACAACACCTACGATCAATTCGAAGTTCCCATCGCGGGGATGGAAGACAAAAAATACTACCTTAAAGAGGGAGAAACCTACGATCTGCTCCTCTGGGAAGGACAGGTGATCGACATCAAGATTCCCTACAAGATTGTGTTTACCGTGGTAGAAAGCGAAAACTACGTGAAAGGGGACACCGTCTCGGGGGCCACGAAACCGGTCGTTACCGAGACGGGCCTGACCGTCCGGGTCCCCCTCTTTATTAAGCAGGGCGAAAAGATCCTGGTGAATACCGAAACCAACGAATACGTGGAGCGGGTAAACGACTAA
- a CDS encoding 2-hydroxyacid dehydrogenase, translating to MKDKRLIRVAFFDTKPYDEEYFEAHRAEYPIDIKYFPMKLGPDTAALTAGYDAVCAFVNDEIDKTTAEILTKEGIELIALRCAGYNNVDLQAVWGKIHVVRVPAYSPHAVAEHTVALLLTLNRKIHKAYIRTREGNFSLTGLVGFDLYGKTAGIVGTGQIGRITAEILRGFGMEVLATDPYPQEAWAQERGIRYVGRDELFERADVISLHCPLTPENRHLINAEAIRRMKRGVIILNTGRGALIDSRALIEGLKTNTIGGAALDVYEEEDKYFFEDHSDRVIQDDVLARLLTFPNVLITGHQAFLTREALEAIARTTLSNIQLYFEKGELPNEICYQCTKNACPRKERGRCF from the coding sequence ATGAAAGACAAACGACTGATACGGGTTGCGTTTTTTGACACCAAACCGTACGACGAAGAATATTTTGAAGCCCATAGGGCTGAGTATCCTATCGATATCAAATACTTTCCGATGAAGCTGGGGCCCGATACGGCCGCCCTAACGGCAGGCTATGATGCGGTGTGCGCCTTTGTGAATGACGAAATCGACAAAACCACCGCGGAGATCCTGACAAAAGAAGGAATTGAGCTTATCGCCCTGCGTTGCGCGGGCTACAACAATGTGGATCTCCAGGCGGTGTGGGGAAAAATCCATGTGGTCCGGGTCCCCGCCTATTCTCCCCACGCGGTGGCAGAACATACGGTGGCCCTCTTGTTAACCTTGAACCGGAAGATCCATAAGGCCTATATCCGTACCCGGGAGGGGAACTTTAGCCTCACCGGTCTTGTCGGCTTTGACCTGTATGGCAAGACCGCCGGTATCGTTGGTACGGGCCAGATTGGTCGGATTACCGCCGAGATTCTCCGGGGTTTTGGGATGGAGGTACTTGCTACCGATCCCTATCCTCAGGAAGCCTGGGCTCAAGAACGGGGTATTCGGTATGTAGGCCGGGATGAACTTTTTGAACGGGCTGATGTCATTAGCCTTCACTGTCCCCTTACGCCGGAAAACCGGCATCTTATCAATGCCGAGGCTATTAGGAGGATGAAGCGGGGCGTTATCATCCTGAACACCGGTCGGGGGGCCCTGATTGATAGCCGGGCCCTTATTGAAGGGCTTAAGACGAATACCATCGGTGGGGCGGCCCTGGATGTGTACGAAGAGGAGGATAAATACTTTTTCGAGGACCACTCGGATCGGGTAATCCAGGATGATGTGCTGGCCCGGCTCTTAACCTTTCCCAACGTGCTTATCACGGGGCACCAGGCCTTTCTTACCCGAGAAGCCCTGGAGGCTATAGCCCGGACCACCCTGAGCAATATCCAGCTGTATTTTGAAAAGGGGGAACTCCCCAATGAAATATGCTACCAGTGCACGAAAAACGCCTGTCCCCGCAAAGAACGGGGCCGCTGCTTTTAA
- a CDS encoding OpcA/G6PD domain-containing protein: MIPLKSSLIEKELYRKVEEATGSNARAMSATIVGLSSFQDASVLDGHINTLLGRRPVRVVHLRGNSPGENRYWIEARCSLDRHNRGVCLEDIYIETPDDHAYYGRVWGGLTIRELPVLLYWRLPTSLLASCQYDCIQRSDVIVFESAEDIQKLGMKGADYLSHLRTLITAGYPLVDLTWELLWPHRFALSRLFMTPYHEQLAHIRRITVHSKSEWQGALFARWCKERLSSYEESETVKVILSPTEGPFTATFEFAGEQYSSLRLETPGQGILRYPDGSIQRLVIPPFSVGHVLERLVDSPTPDPLYASLIAENL, translated from the coding sequence ATGATACCCTTGAAGTCCTCGCTGATCGAAAAAGAATTGTACCGAAAGGTAGAAGAAGCCACCGGCTCAAATGCCCGGGCTATGAGTGCCACCATCGTGGGACTTTCTTCCTTCCAGGATGCCTCCGTACTGGATGGGCATATCAACACCCTTTTGGGACGCCGTCCTGTTCGGGTGGTGCACCTGCGGGGCAATAGTCCGGGAGAAAACCGCTACTGGATAGAAGCCCGTTGTTCCCTGGATCGTCATAATCGGGGGGTGTGCCTTGAAGATATCTACATCGAAACCCCGGACGATCACGCCTACTATGGTCGGGTGTGGGGGGGCCTTACCATACGGGAACTGCCGGTCCTTTTGTATTGGCGCCTTCCTACTTCTCTTCTGGCGTCCTGTCAATACGATTGTATTCAGCGATCCGATGTGATTGTCTTCGAAAGTGCAGAGGATATTCAAAAACTGGGAATGAAGGGGGCCGATTACCTCAGCCACCTGCGAACCCTTATCACCGCGGGGTACCCCCTGGTGGACCTGACCTGGGAACTCCTCTGGCCCCATCGTTTTGCCCTGTCCCGGCTTTTTATGACCCCCTATCATGAGCAGCTTGCCCATATTCGGCGTATCACGGTGCACAGTAAAAGCGAATGGCAGGGGGCCCTCTTTGCCCGCTGGTGTAAGGAGCGCCTTTCCTCATATGAGGAAAGTGAAACGGTGAAGGTAATTCTCTCACCGACTGAAGGCCCCTTTACGGCTACCTTTGAGTTTGCCGGCGAACAGTACAGTTCCCTGCGGCTTGAAACGCCTGGCCAGGGGATCCTGAGGTATCCTGATGGTTCCATCCAGCGTCTGGTTATTCCTCCCTTTTCGGTGGGCCATGTGTTAGAGCGCCTCGTGGATAGTCCTACCCCTGATCCTCTGTATGCTTCTTTGATCGCTGAAAACCTGTAA
- the zwf gene encoding glucose-6-phosphate dehydrogenase, with translation MNENPFAEGLVIPRRPVSFSLVVFGASGDLASRKLYPALFSLYSQGFFEEWHLIGFGRRPWSDEAFRQEVQKAIQGIPASTQEYEGFVSHARYVQGDLDESSFLKLKNVLRPEWDVLYYCAVPPQQYEPITELLGRTGLSRRPGTHARIVVEKPFGRSGSEADRLNRHIAQYFDETEIFRIDHYLGKETVQNIATFRLGNTIFEPLWNHHYIHHVEITVAETVGVERRAAYYEQSGALRDMVQNHLLQLLALVAMEVPTSFTSDSVRDEKVKVLRSLRPIDRRTVQERTLRAQYGSGYIDGEPVPAYREEPGVAPDSTTETFAALTAYVDTWRWASVPFLLRTGKRLSRRLSEIAVYFKAPPVALFPFRSEWGNLLVFRIQPDEGLTLYVHTKVPGLQDRVRRVSMDFLYGSGFSQPSPDAYERLILDALLGDTTLFTRRDEVEASWAFIDPIVKLWEENRVPLYTYEAGSAGPAEITQMSQTIGSRWRPL, from the coding sequence ATGAATGAAAATCCTTTTGCTGAAGGCCTAGTAATTCCCCGCCGTCCTGTGTCTTTTAGCCTTGTGGTTTTTGGAGCATCGGGGGATTTGGCCTCCCGAAAGTTATACCCCGCTCTTTTCTCGTTATATTCCCAGGGATTTTTTGAAGAATGGCACCTCATTGGCTTTGGGCGGCGCCCCTGGTCGGACGAGGCTTTTCGGCAGGAAGTGCAAAAGGCCATACAAGGTATCCCTGCCAGCACTCAGGAATACGAAGGTTTTGTAAGCCATGCCCGGTATGTGCAGGGCGATCTGGATGAAAGTTCCTTTTTAAAACTTAAAAATGTTCTGAGGCCCGAATGGGATGTGCTGTACTACTGTGCGGTGCCTCCGCAACAGTATGAACCCATTACGGAGTTACTTGGCCGAACTGGCTTAAGTCGCCGTCCGGGCACCCATGCCCGGATTGTGGTGGAAAAACCCTTTGGGCGCAGTGGAAGTGAAGCGGATCGTCTGAACCGCCATATTGCCCAGTATTTTGATGAAACAGAGATTTTTCGCATCGACCATTATCTGGGAAAAGAAACGGTTCAGAACATCGCTACCTTTCGCTTGGGGAATACCATCTTTGAACCCCTGTGGAACCATCACTATATTCATCATGTGGAAATTACAGTGGCGGAGACCGTAGGTGTAGAACGGCGGGCGGCCTATTATGAACAATCGGGGGCCCTCAGGGATATGGTGCAGAATCATCTGTTGCAACTCCTGGCCCTTGTGGCGATGGAAGTCCCTACCTCTTTTACCTCCGATTCGGTGCGGGACGAGAAAGTTAAGGTGCTGCGTTCCCTCCGGCCTATCGATCGGCGGACCGTCCAGGAACGAACCTTACGGGCCCAGTATGGATCGGGCTATATCGATGGGGAACCGGTTCCTGCCTATCGGGAAGAACCAGGGGTGGCGCCCGACAGTACCACCGAAACCTTTGCGGCCCTTACCGCCTACGTGGACACCTGGCGATGGGCCTCGGTTCCCTTTTTGTTACGGACGGGTAAACGCCTTTCCCGACGGCTTTCGGAAATCGCCGTATATTTTAAGGCCCCGCCGGTGGCGTTGTTTCCCTTTCGAAGTGAATGGGGGAATCTTCTGGTGTTCCGGATTCAGCCCGATGAGGGACTTACCCTGTATGTTCATACCAAGGTACCGGGGCTTCAGGATAGGGTCCGACGGGTTTCTATGGACTTCTTATATGGCAGTGGCTTTAGTCAGCCCTCTCCTGATGCCTATGAACGGTTGATTCTGGATGCCCTTTTGGGGGACACCACCCTCTTTACTCGACGGGACGAAGTGGAGGCCTCCTGGGCCTTTATCGATCCTATCGTAAAATTATGGGAAGAGAATCGGGTTCCCCTCTATACCTATGAAGCGGGGAGCGCCGGTCCCGCAGAAATTACTCAGATGAGTCAGACTATTGGAAGTCGCTGGAGACCCCTATGA
- a CDS encoding response regulator, whose translation MKTKQDFPSINEREPEGLKPDGTPYRVLVVDDSMFVAKQINQILTSEGYEVVATAGDGEEAVEKYKELFPNIDLVTMDITMPKMDGITALEHIMNFDKNAKVIMISALGKQDLVKKSLLLGAKNYIVKPLDRKKVLERVAQVLKKE comes from the coding sequence ATGAAAACCAAACAGGATTTCCCTTCGATAAACGAACGGGAACCGGAAGGATTAAAGCCTGATGGGACTCCCTATCGAGTATTGGTGGTGGATGACTCCATGTTCGTGGCAAAACAAATCAATCAGATCCTTACCTCAGAAGGATATGAGGTGGTTGCCACGGCAGGAGATGGAGAAGAGGCGGTAGAAAAATATAAGGAACTCTTTCCTAATATAGACCTCGTTACGATGGATATTACTATGCCCAAAATGGACGGTATTACCGCCCTGGAACATATCATGAATTTTGACAAAAATGCCAAGGTCATCATGATTAGCGCCCTGGGAAAACAGGATCTGGTAAAGAAGTCGCTTCTGTTAGGGGCAAAGAATTACATTGTAAAACCCCTGGACCGTAAAAAGGTTTTGGAACGGGTTGCCCAGGTGCTTAAAAAAGAATAG
- a CDS encoding chemotaxis protein CheX, whose amino-acid sequence MRVEYINPFVEAAFNVLKEVLQADIRRGELYLKSTTMPVLGVAALVGLAGDVEGRVMFDMSKTTALAVASAMNGEQLSNFDELVKATITELANMITAQAVTKLHDLGFRFDLTPPALFTGDNMEVSDHEVEALIVPMETPQGKIEINVAIRERV is encoded by the coding sequence ATGAGAGTGGAATACATTAACCCCTTTGTAGAAGCGGCATTTAATGTGCTTAAAGAAGTGTTGCAGGCCGATATTCGTCGGGGAGAGCTATATTTAAAGTCGACGACCATGCCGGTCCTCGGTGTGGCAGCCCTGGTAGGTCTTGCAGGAGATGTGGAAGGTCGGGTCATGTTCGATATGTCAAAAACCACCGCCCTGGCTGTGGCTTCCGCCATGAATGGGGAACAGCTTTCAAATTTTGACGAACTGGTAAAAGCAACAATTACGGAACTGGCAAACATGATTACCGCCCAGGCGGTAACAAAACTGCATGATCTTGGTTTTCGATTTGATCTTACTCCGCCGGCTCTTTTTACGGGAGATAACATGGAGGTTTCGGATCATGAGGTAGAAGCCCTGATCGTCCCCATGGAAACTCCCCAGGGGAAGATCGAGATCAATGTGGCTATCCGGGAACGGGTATAA
- a CDS encoding chemotaxis protein CheW, with translation MSGQELQVQENKNGGEVKQERILKIDFKMVTFSLAGKDYGIDIMNVKEIAKANRFTYVPNTAAFVRGVYNLRGEIIPVIDFRIFFHLPAEQKDENAMENLLIVRKDEQIYGIIVDSIDKVVGVSSEQIQPPHPIFGDINIRYIKGVVEHQGRLYIILDVNRIFSQEEERKRTSIEAEGLPLYTPPAMEGTTPARGEGREGPNQSVPLEVNFIKETLFALKHFATTAMNEKWVLARYEEWKKERQTSDAVQLKDLDDAEAFLKPFYSPYTDQFWGDDYAAAVRSLLPDMPGKTITVWNPGCGKGFETFSFACILRERYPEHRIKIWASDSDLLAISSAPTMAFEYEVFPEYCRPFLVKGKYGYGFNQVIKDAILFEYHDIRNNNPYVDLDIIVARDILSFMSPEEQSKILSDFDEKLKASGLLLIGSHEELPAEEWQFIGKAPVALYSKAK, from the coding sequence ATGAGTGGACAGGAACTGCAGGTACAGGAAAATAAAAATGGGGGAGAAGTAAAACAAGAGCGGATCCTCAAGATAGATTTTAAAATGGTTACCTTTTCTCTGGCAGGAAAAGACTATGGTATTGACATCATGAATGTCAAGGAAATCGCCAAGGCTAATCGGTTTACCTATGTTCCCAATACGGCCGCCTTTGTGCGAGGGGTGTATAATCTCCGAGGCGAGATAATCCCGGTCATTGATTTTCGTATCTTCTTTCATCTGCCGGCAGAACAAAAAGATGAAAATGCGATGGAGAATCTCCTTATTGTGCGAAAGGATGAACAAATCTACGGCATTATTGTGGATTCCATCGACAAAGTCGTAGGGGTCTCCTCTGAACAAATTCAGCCTCCTCACCCAATATTTGGGGATATCAACATTCGGTATATAAAAGGCGTGGTGGAACATCAAGGACGCCTGTATATTATCCTTGATGTAAATCGGATTTTTTCTCAGGAAGAAGAACGAAAGCGAACCAGTATTGAAGCAGAGGGGCTCCCCCTCTATACTCCACCGGCAATGGAAGGAACTACGCCCGCCCGAGGCGAGGGTCGGGAAGGTCCGAATCAGTCCGTTCCGCTAGAGGTCAATTTCATTAAGGAAACCCTCTTTGCGTTGAAACATTTTGCCACCACAGCGATGAACGAAAAGTGGGTTCTGGCCCGCTATGAAGAATGGAAAAAGGAACGGCAGACCAGCGATGCGGTGCAATTAAAGGATCTGGATGATGCGGAGGCCTTTTTAAAGCCCTTCTATTCACCCTATACGGATCAGTTCTGGGGCGATGACTATGCGGCGGCGGTGCGCAGCCTGTTACCGGATATGCCCGGTAAAACCATCACCGTCTGGAATCCCGGGTGTGGAAAGGGCTTTGAAACCTTCTCGTTTGCCTGTATACTGCGGGAACGCTACCCCGAACATCGGATAAAAATCTGGGCAAGCGATAGTGACCTGTTGGCTATTTCTTCGGCCCCGACTATGGCCTTTGAATACGAGGTGTTTCCGGAGTATTGTCGACCCTTCCTGGTGAAAGGGAAGTATGGCTATGGCTTTAACCAGGTCATTAAAGACGCAATCCTTTTTGAGTACCATGATATTCGTAACAATAATCCCTATGTGGACCTGGATATTATTGTGGCCCGGGATATCCTTTCGTTTATGAGCCCTGAGGAACAAAGTAAGATTCTCTCCGATTTTGATGAAAAATTAAAGGCCAGTGGCCTTTTATTAATAGGGAGTCATGAGGAATTGCCGGCTGAAGAATGGCAATTCATTGGTAAAGCGCCGGTTGCCTTATATAGTAAGGCAAAATGA